The region tattagcttaatgagccaatttttgggcttttcggcccattaagcccaaagttgcgaaaaataTGATTTTCAAAGGGCTGAAATGATAAATTcctcaaaacaggggataaagagttaaaaaaattatttcaagggttaaaatgcttttctttaccaaaaaggattaaaaatgtaaagtttttggattttgggcaaaatttgtaaaagttgcaaaaagttgGACTTTAATCGAAAAAAatacttttctggaagggctgaaattaccaaagaataagttttgagcaagaaatatcacttgaacaagtctatgggtcaaaTGTGTCAAGAAAATGATTTAAGGGCTAAAATGTCTTGTTTTTatataagggactaaaattgtcatcttATTTAAAGAAGGGCTGAAATGGGTCAAAACAATATTTTGAATCAATTCTTTTACTATTAAGATGTTtgagtcaaaaatacaaaactacaaCTCATGAAGATGAATATCTGTATAATTCCAAAAATCGTTAACAACAACCAAACGGCCTCATGCCGACCCAAAATAACAATCGTCCAATCAAACCTTCCAACAATTATACAATTCCTAAAAACAAGTAAACAatccaaactttgggcttgaaagtccaATCATGattgttgggcctttgtgacccattaacatgattttgggcccaagtaataataataaatgttattgggcctcctacgacccaatttcatatttaagggaccctcaatggcttttaagtgctattggcccatagtggcccattagtactgctagtaaggtccaagtaaacaaatacaggtcgaTAATCAATAATAATcaagtcaattgggatttagtgagtaataatgggtgacaccaacgtgtgtcggtcgtagtctgtagttataatcaaagtcttctagagggagagcgagagtttgtgtatagatttatacgggggtgacacccccacacctcagctgttcgctacagttagactcagccagtctagggtgacaaaatcttaagatcaatttcgGCGTTTACCAGAATGTTAAGAAAGAAGAACTAGttattatcatgcatggttataacgacttacATAAATAAACCCGAtataaatcaagtaatcaaggtaatTCAAAATCATTCACGTGACGGAATAACAATTCGAACCGTTATATGACATTTTTATTttagaaaacatcgggttttccggggaagttcatCATTTTTCACTTGCACGtttaatacaaagtttttcaattatacatgttttgaaatcatcatgcatatatttacggatctccacactttttataaacaatggtcttttcagaaaatatcggattttctgggttgttttcgctcaaactacacaaaacattttcatatcaaacctgcttatgaactcaccaacattccatatgttgaccgtttttcaaaataacttgtattctcaggtaacatgtAAGCTGAGGAGTAAGTACCAAATATGTTAGTGTgttttgcttttgaaaactatcaaacgaTTTATGTATGGaattgtaatgttaaaacaatgtacttgatgtgaacaatgtcggTTGTAATATAtttatgcatggtgatgtttacattatgattcatgtatatttattgtgatgatattcaatttaagtcacgcgagccctcggccgtttccgccgtctggttcgggggtgtgacaactattTAGGGCTTTTTGAAACATGCTAAGATGTCTAGACCGAGGCTTTTAAATGATATACCAATAATGTATTAGCGAGAACTATTTCAGCCATAATTTCAGCATAATTATGTTGTATATTTTGTATTTACTGTATAGTATATGTTCCTAAATTAGCTCTTTAGGTGATTAGACTTTCCTCAATTATCCCCCTGTAATCTTGTATATATTCTAGCTCATATCAATGAAAGGGGCATCAAATCTCAAACaattacatggtatcagagctaagggCTCAATACCAAAACCGATTTCTTTCTTTCACAGCCACGGCTGTGCAGCCTTCTTCCTTTCTAATTTTTTTCCAGGAGCCCCCTGTCTTATCATGTCTGGTGAAAATCAGACAAACCCTACAAAGGCAATCCATCCCGTTTACACTGTTACCAACATACAGACCAAAGTAAGAGTACTTGATGGCACCAAAGTCACGTATTCCTCCTGGGTTCGACTGTTCAAACTACACGCAAAAGGCTACAAAGTTTTATCTCATATTAACGGAACAGCATCCCCTGCAAAAACAGATCCAACATATGACACTTGGTCAGAAATTGATGCTATTGTCCTTCAATGGATCTATGGGACCATATCCGATGATCTTCTTGGTCAGGTCCTTGATCCAGCCTCTACTGCATACGAAGCCTGGTCCAAACTTCAGAACATCTTCCTAAATAACAAAGGTTCTCGAGCAGCAGCCCTAGAACATGAGTTCAATAACTTAACCCTTCGAGCCATGACATCCCTTGAAGCGTATTGTCAACGACTGAAGGATCTCTCCGGGCAACTGAACGATGTAGAGTGCCCTGTCAACGAGAAACGCCTCGTCCTGCAACTAGTCCGTGGATTGCCCTCTGAGTTTGACACAGTGGCCGCCTACATCAATCAGACCTCTCCCACATGGGATACTGCCTGTTCGATGTTACAACTCGAGAATCAAAGACAACGAGCCCGAGATACTCACTCACCTGTGGAAGTCGCTGCTACTGTTGATCATGAATCAGGACCTAACCCACCACCAAGACGTGGGGATTTCACCAACAAAAATCGTCCTTCCCAGCAACGTAACTCCAATCGCCGATTCCCACCATCTCGCTCTCAAAACAGGGAAAATCCAGCGCCTCCTAGTCGCCAACAATCTGTGCACCAGAACAATCGGCGCAATCTTCCTCCTGGCCAGAATCGCCCCTCATGGTCCACTTATCCGCCTCCTTATTGGGCCGCTCCTTGGTGGGCTTCACCGCCACCATGCCCATATCCTACTCAGCCTGGTTGGGCCTCACCTTGGCCTGCACCTCCCACACAGCAACAACAAGGTCGACCACCACAAGCCCATATTACAGAAGTAAACCCACTGGAACCATCAGAACTTGGAGCAGCTTTCTCGGCAATGACTTTGGACCCAAACGATGAACAGTGGTACATGGATTCAGGAGCAACAACTCATCTTACTGGGGATGCAGGTAAAATCTCAAATCCAAGTATGTCATCTATAAAATCGGTATTTGTTGGAAATGGTAATCAAGTGCCAGTCATTGGATCAGGTCACTCCCTTTTACCAAACCCACATAAACCATTTCATCTCAAAAACATTCTTCACACACCCAACGTCATCAAAAATTTAATATCTGTACGTCAATTTTGTCGAACTAATAACTTATCTGTTGAATTTGACTCTTATGGTTTTTCTATAAAGGACTTCAACACTGGGATGCTCCTAACGAGGCACAATAGCGATGGTGACCTCTACCCCTTCACAAAGCCAGAAACAGCTCCAACTTTCTCCTTTTTTATTTCATCTAGTTCATCCTTTTGGCATTCTAGACTAGGTCATCCAGGACATTCTGTAATGGATTTTCTTAGTTCAAATAAACATATCTCTTGCAATAAAATTGATCGTTCTTTTGTTTGTCAATCTTGTCAAATTGCTAAGCACAAACGTTTACCTTTTCCTACCTCCACATCCACCACAATCAAACCCTTTGACCTTGTCCATGCCGACTTGTGGACATCACCACTCCGAAGCAACAGTGGTTTTAAGTATTATCTCATTCTAATTGATGATTTCACCCATTTTATATGGGTGTTTCCACTAAAATACAAATCTGAAACCCATGAAAAGATAACACACTTTCACAAACACATACAAACTCAATTCAACACTACATTCAAAACTCTACAATGTGACAAAGGGGGAGAATTTGACAATCACCAGCTTCATCATTTTGCATCTACTGTCGGTCTTCATATTCGTTTTTCTTGCCCCCACACCTCCCAACAAAACGGAACAGCCGAACGCATGATTCGTCGTCTCAACGAACTCATGTTATCTCTTTTAACCCACGCCTCTCTACCACCTTCCTTTTGGGTCGATGCCCTCCACACTGCCACCTATCTTCACAATATCCTCCCCACCAAAATACTTCACAACCGTACCCCAACCTCCGTTCTCTATCTCAAAAATCCCACATACGACCACCTACGAATTTTTGGTTGCGCTTGTTACCCCAATCTTAACGCCACACGCCAACACAAACTCTCCCCACGATCTATTCCTTGTGTTTTCCTTGGTTACCCAGCCCAATACCGAGGCTATCGCTGCCTTGACATCTCTACGGGTAAAATTATCCTCTCCCgtcatgtcacctttgatgaaaaTACCTTTCCCTACGCCAATACCACACCTACACAGCCACATAACTACTCTTTCCTTGACACTGACCCATCCCCACTTCTTTACCAACCACACATCACAAATAACCAACCTACTATCCCAGCCGACCCAACACCGCCAACCTCACCACCACCAAACACCTCTAACACTCATACCACCTCTCCACACCAGCCTACTCCGATTGAAACCTCCTCAACCACTCCCAATCATTACCCGTTGACCTACACTCGCCGAAACCCACGACAACAATCCACCCACCCACCACCAATTTTTCAACACCCAATGACAACCCGCTCTCGATCTGGTATCACAAAACCAACCCAACCATTCAACCTTCATACCACCACAATCCATAAAGTCATATCCCCACTTCCAAAATCCTACAAATATGCCTTATCTGATCCAAACTGGCACTCCGCTATGACTAATGAATACCAGGCTTTAATAGATAACAACACATGGGAATTAGTACCAAGACCCAACAATGCTAATGTTATACGGTGCATGTGGATTTACCGTCATAAATTTCACGCTAATGGGAATCTTGAGAGATACAAAGCACGCTTGGTCATCAATGGCAAATCTCAACAAATCGGAATAGATTGCCACGAAACATTCAGTCCTGTCGTGAAACCTACCACTATTCGGACCGTTCTTAGTCTTGCTGTATCACGCTCATGGCCTATTCATCAACTTGATGTAAAGAACGCTTTCTTACATGGGGACCTTAAAGAAACGGTGTATATGTTTCAGCCTCCCGGATTTGTAGACAAGCAAAACCCAACCCATGTATGTCGATTACAAAAATCACTGTATGGGCTCAAGCAAGCCCCACGGGCATGGTATCATCGGTTTGCCACATACATTCAAACATGTGGTTTCAAAAGCACTAACAGTGACACTTCTCTATTTGTTTTCCAACACGGTGCAACAATGGCGTATCTCCttctttatgtcgatgacatcatcttgaCTGCATCTGACACCACTACTCTTCAGTACTTCATTGATCTTTTATCCAAAGAGTTCGCAATGTCCGATCTTGGCCCCCTCCACCATTTCCTCGGCATTCAAGTTCAACACAAAAATGGAGGATTATTTCTTTCACAAGAACAATATGTTAATGACATTCTTCACAGGGCCAACATGCAAAACTGCAAACCCTGCGCTACACCCGCCAACACCAACTCAAAACTTAGTGCCACCATCGGCGACCCAATGCAAGATGTATCTCTATACCGTAGCCTCGCCGGAGCTCTCCAATATTTAACTTTTACCCGCCCCGACATTGCATACGCCGTTCACCAAGTCTGTCTCTTTATGCATGCACCAAGAGAACCGCACTACAACTTCTTAAAACGCATTCTGAGATATCTAAAAGGCACCACCAATCATGGCCTCCACATCAATCCCTCCAAGTCTACTAAACTTACCGCTTACTCTGACGCTGACTGGGGGGGTTGTCCGGACTCACGTCGGTCCACGTCCGGCTACTGCGTATTCCTTGGCGACAACCTTGTCTCATGGTCATCCAAACGTCAACCTACTATCTCCCGATCAAGTGCCGAAGCTGAACACAAAGGCGTCGCAAATACAGCCGCTGAAACAACATGGCTTCGCAACCTGCTTCTTGAACTCCATCTCCCGTTGCGCCAGGCCACAATCATATACTGTGATAACATTTCAGCGGTCTACCTTACACAAAACCCAGTTCAACATCAACGCACAAAACATGTTGAAATCGATATCCACTTCGTTCGAGAAAAAGTACGTATGGGTTCCGTACGTGTCCTTCACATCCCAGCAGATTACCAATATGCAGATATTTTCACAAAGGGATTGCCACGTCAACTCTTCACCCGTTTCCGCTCCAGTCTCTCTATTCGACCACCTACCGATTCGACTGCGGGGGAGTATTAGCGAGAACTATTTCAGCCATAATTTCAGCATAATTATGTTGTATATTTTGTATTTACTGTATAGTATATGTTCCTAAATTAGCTCTTTAGGTGATTAGACTTTCCTCAATTATCCCCCTGTAATCTTGTATATATTCTAGCTCATATCAATGAAAGGGGCATCAAATCTCAAACAATTACATAATGTACAAAGGTTGTACACAATTGTTAATAATATTCAGAATTTGAAGCAAAAAAGGAAGTATGGAGTCTTATCTGGGACATATGCGTTCCATCATGCAAGAATTTGAGGCACTTATGCCATTTGTCGACTCACTGGCTGAACAAACTACCCATAGGGAGAAGTTATTCATGGTTGTTTCTCTTTTTGGCCTCAAACCAAAATTTGAATCTGCTAGGTATCAAATTCTTACAAGTTCTACTATTCCTACCATGAAGGATACTTTTCGAAGATTACTAAACATGACGAGTACTAACAACACAACCTAGAGCCCAACTTCCACTCCTTCTGCTTTTCTTACAAGCTCAACTTCTACTCCATCTCTCTTAGTTGTGGGCGCAAAGAAGGAAGGCAATAATAAATGCTACATCTGTCAGTTTTGTGGAAGGCTAGGTCACACTGAGGATAACTGTTGGAAGAAACATGGCCGACCTGCTGCTCCACCAACTCAGAACAATCAATCTACATCTATATCCATTAGTGCAATTGCACCAACTTAGACTGTCAGTATGCCAACATATGATTATGATGCTTTTCTGAGACATAAGGCAACCCAACAGTCCGCCCCTACAGTCACTGGTTCGTCTGGTACACACTCATCTTTTGTTACTCAAGGCAAGTCAATGGGCTCGTGGATTGTTGATTCATGTGCCACTGACCATCTATGTAGTAATAAACATCTTTTCTCTAAAATCACTTGTTCTGGTTCTTTACCATCAATTATGGTTGTTGATGGTAATAAGACATCAGTCAATGGAATTGGTACCGCCCAACCTATTTCTTCATTGTCATTAGATTTGGTGTTATATGTTCCCAAAAGTCCTTTTAGTATTTTATCTTTCAGTCGAGCCACTAAAACTCATTCAAATTCATTAACCTTCACCCCTGATTCTGTTTTTTATATAGGACCTAACCACAGGACGGATGATTGGTGAAGGACATGAGTCCCAAGGTCACTATTATTTGGTTGGATCTCGTCCTTCCATTACAGCTATTGTCATGTCCCTACAGTATCTACATCGCCTATATGGCTACCCTTCCCTATCCAAGTTAAAGAGAATCATGTCGAGTTTAACTTTATTAGATTCATTAGAATGTGAGTCATGTTAATTAGGAAAGCATACTCATGGTGTTTTTCCTAAACATGTCAATAACCGTCTCGATTCCCTTTTTTCTCTTGTACACACTGATGTATGGGGTCCCAGTAGAGTCTATTCCACATTGGGTTTTCAATATTTTGATACATTCATTGACTGTTATTCGCGTtcaacttggttatttttaatGAAAAGTCGTTTTGAATTGTTTGCAATATTCACTGAATTTTTTTTTGCTGAAATAAAATCCTAATTTTGTGCAACCATTCGTGTCCTCAGGAGTGAAATGAATCATCATGCCCTCGAACCCTATAACAAAACGGTGTTACTGAGAGAAAAAATCGTCATCTTCTTGAAACGACACGCACCTTATTGTTTCATGCCAAACTCCCACTTAAATTTTGGGCTGGTGTAGTTATGACATCTTGTTATCTGATTAATGGTATGCCCTCTTCTGTCTTACAAAACCAAACccctttttctattttcttttcaaCACAACCACCCTATCATTTCCCTTTGCATCTAATTGGATCAGTATGTTTTGTTCATTGTCTTGATCCGGGTCGAGGTAAGTTAGCCACTAAAGCAGTCAAGTGTGTCTTTCTTGACTACTCCCGCTTACAAAAGGGTTAcaaatgtgtgacaacccgaacctttttcagtcaacaaaagtcaaacccattaaataaaaattttgaattttatttattttatcaaatTTTTTCAAACTCGTAGGTATAGTTAGTCAGTTTCTAAATGCTCCGTGTAACACTTATTGGGAAGTCGCTCGACGGATCGTAAAATATATCAATGGAGCTCCAAGGAAAGGTCTTTTATATGAGAACAAAGGGAGCACAGAGGTATCTTGCGACATTGATTCTAATTATGATGGTTGTTCTTTTAGTAAAGGATCAACATTTGGATATTTTGTTCTCTTTGGGGGTAATTTAATCTCCTAGAAAAGTAAGAAACATATTGTGGTAGCAAGATCTAGTGCAGAAGTAGAGTATCGAGCTATGGCAAATGCAACATGTGAACTTATATGGGTTAAACAACTTCTCGAGGAACTAAGATTCTTTTAGGTTTCCCAAATGAAGCTTATATGTGACAACCAAGCAGCTCTTCAAAGCACTTCCAACCCAGTGTTCCATGAGAGGAAGAAACATATTGAAATTGACTGTCATGACGTTAGAGAAAAACTGCTTGATGGTCTAATCGTGACTTAGTTTGTTAATTTGAGTGACCAACTTGCAGATGGGTTTACAAAGTCCATGAGAGGACCTCGAgttggctatatatatatatatatatatatatatatatatatatatatatatatatatatatatatatataacaagctTGGTGCCTACAATATATATACTCCAACTTGAAGGGGAATTTTTGAGTTGTATAGGTTAAGGACTGAAATGTAAATGTATAGTTTCCTTATATAGGCAATGTATATATTCAGATTGTAAATCTTCCTTCCGTATATTAATGAGAAATCGTATTCTTCCATCTGTCTCTGTCTTTACACATACTCTGATTTCAAGCTAACAATATGGAATACGAGGGTTTTGTTTCCATGTAAGTCATCTTATTCATTGAATAGTTCGGTAAGTATTATTATTTATACACTATAATATATCGTgactataaattaaaaaatatagatATTTCAAATTGCATAGCCTCAATaaggaaaaaaatttcaaaatacaaTGTCGTAGCAAGAAGAGGCGAACCTACAATGATGTTAGTATTCACCTATAAGTGAAAGTGTGTTGGTATTTCTTGCGTTTAAACAGGTATATGGCACCATTATTCTGCAAGCAGAacatttgttgttattgttgttgttgttgttgtttactattattattattactactactactattattattattattattattattattattattattattattattttgaaattttgttgttTAACCGTTTATATGTTTTTTCAATCAAAGTATAAAAGTTTGACATATTTTTTCAGTTTAACCATTCTTTGACATGATATAACAACTCATAATAATGGTTAATATGGAAAATTACCTATAGATCCTGATTTAATAggtgaaaattttattttggaaaaatatttGCAACTTTTATGGTTTCAATGGAAAAAACTGTTAGTGGTAAAATTGCGAAATTGGCCAAACTATAAAGGTTTTCTTGTTGTAGTGTTAAAATACAGATTGCAAATATGTTAGTCACCGATTACTCGTTAATGTTTGATCAACAACATAGTCAAACTCTTCTTGGATCAGATTCAAGTTTGACAGTTGCACATGTACAAAAATTTACTAGTCGTGAGATATACCCAGAATCGTGTTATGCAAGTGACTCAACCATTTTATATTccattttcattaaataaaaatgaTGCTAGAATTAACCTTAGTTTCAGTTGTTCTAAAGCCTTGTAGCAGCTAAAAATATGTAACCTTTTCTATCTTCTCTTTTTTTTCTATAAAGATTTATTATTATAACTTTAGAATAACATCCTAAGTATAACGTTACAGtttcttttttaaaatattatgtttttttttaattttccagATAATAAGTTTATGCATCGAAATGGCATACAGATCCTCATAAGGGTTCTTCCAAGGTACAGTGTATTTTATTTAtggttattttgcaagaaatagcaacatactat is a window of Lactuca sativa cultivar Salinas chromosome 1, Lsat_Salinas_v11, whole genome shotgun sequence DNA encoding:
- the LOC111921823 gene encoding uncharacterized protein LOC111921823, producing the protein MSGENQTNPTKAIHPVYTVTNIQTKVRVLDGTKVTYSSWVRLFKLHAKGYKVLSHINGTASPAKTDPTYDTWSEIDAIVLQWIYGTISDDLLGQVLDPASTAYEAWSKLQNIFLNNKGSRAAALEHEFNNLTLRAMTSLEAYCQRLKDLSGQLNDVECPVNEKRLVLQLVRGLPSEFDTVAAYINQTSPTWDTACSMLQLENQRQRARDTHSPVEVAATVDHESGPNPPPRRGDFTNKNRPSQQRNSNRRFPPSRSQNRENPAPPSRQQSVHQNNRRNLPPGQNRPSWSTYPPPYWAAPWWASPPPCPYPTQPGWASPWPAPPTQQQQGRPPQAHITEVNPLEPSELGAAFSAMTLDPNDEQWYMDSGATTHLTGDAGLQHWDAPNEAQ